The following is a genomic window from Colletotrichum lupini chromosome 5, complete sequence.
TACCAAGACCTGACGGAATCGACTCCGATCTGTTGTAGCCTCCCTCTCTGCAGCCTTTTTCAAAGTTTGCACCGACGCTAGGCTCAGGCCCAACTCTGCTGGTTCTCCATCTCATCACCTGAGGAGACCTCGATGCCTCTTGCAGACCGAATATCAAACCATCGTATAGGAGTCGTCCCGCACATGATCGAAACCGGGCACCCGAGAAGGAGATTGGGAAAACGGTGGCACCAATCACGTAGAAGAACTCATGCAACGGGATTAAGCTTCGAGCACCCAAAACAGTTTTCTTATCGTCTTAGCTCGCCAACGCGCTATCGTCGACCACCTCTTGAATGAAAAAATCACCATCATAATCCAGAAGAAGAACTCGAATAGGAGGGAAGTGAAGGGGTAGGGCTGAACAACCCGCCCGAAAACGCCTGGGAGCCGCTTCTGCGCTTCACTTTTCTAAAACACCATGAGCCTCGCCATCCGTCTCTACCCAGCAAAAATCTCCTCCAACCCGTTCCACGTCCCCTTGGACCTCTCCTCCCAATATGAGTCCTTACCCGTCCTCAGCTTCCACACCTCCTCGCCCTCCGGGCCCTGACCGACCTTGACAAACCACTTGGGCTTATGCTCCTCGCCCTTCTCCTCCAGCACCCGACGCCGGGCGCGCTGCGCCTCCTCCAGCTTCACCTTCCACTCCTCAGCCTGGTCGAGATCGCCCTTCTCGGCCAGACGCTGGTCCGGTCGGAGTCGGCTGTCTGTCGGGGGTAGCCTGCCCTTCTCAATCTCCGTCACCTCGTTGAGGGCCGCGGCGAATGTGGTCATTCCGTAGGTATTGGCCGCATTGTCAACGAGCTTGCCGACGCTCCAGATCTCCCGGCCCGCCCCTTTGCCGGCTTCGACGACGCGGAGGCCGTTGGTCCACGTGCCGGAGAGGCTGCTGCCGGTGTGTACCCCGTCCGGTCCATATGTCTCAACCTGAACATCTTCGCCTCGTCCGCCAAACATTCCCTTGCTCCTGAACTCGACCGAGGCCTTGGCTCCAGAAGAATCGTTGCAGATCTGCATGACACCAACCGGCTCCACGTACTTTTCTCCCATTACCACGTTGCGCAAGAACATTGTGGCATGCGTCCAGGAATACAGCTCGTCCGTGCCATCTGGGAGTCGAAGCGCGACACGAACGCGGCCTTCCGTAGTAATTTCGGCACTCTTGCCCCAGAACTTCTGCGACGGCGCGGGGGACTGGCTGAAGGACCAGCTGGCAGAGTCGGCCTGCATGGCGAGTCTGACGGGACGATGGCAAACCTTTTCAACAAGCAACCGGAAACCTCCGGGTACTTCCTGCTCGGTTCGCAGCATTTCATATGTCTCGCCCAGAAGGGGGTTGAAGGGTTTCCGAATGGCGCGTTCCTTTGCGCGGCCAGTGCTGAATTGCGACACTGCGAATGCCGTGATGTATAGGAGACGTTCCTTGGCCTCCTTCTGCTGAGCAGCTTGGTCAAGCAGCTGGGCGTATTCCAGCTGTTCTGCAACGCGCTGAAGTAGTGAGATAGGTTCGTTCGCGGATACGGGCATACTGATCGTGCTAAGATCCTTGCCAACATTCTTCCGCACAAATGCAATCAGACTAGGAGGCTGCACCAAAGCCGGCGGAACCTTGGTTCGTCTCTCAACGGAGATATCCACCGGCAACGGCGACAAGCTCTTGGGCTTCGCTGGGTAGCAATCGGTGTCCTCGGAGCCTATAGCCTCATCCTCCTGGGCCGAAGAGATGGAGGAAGAGTCACTCAAACGTTCATCCGCCTCCGAGTCTGGGCTTTCATCTTCGCTCTGAGCAATCCTGACGATCTGCGAGCTTGTCTCACCGGCTTCTGCGTCGAAGAACTCTTCCGTCGACACTGTCTCCATACTTCTTCTAGAGGGTGCTGCAGAAAGTGGAGCGGGAGATCGTCGGCGCTTGCTGTTCACAATCAAGGTCGTAAACTCAGACACAACGGAATCGAGATCGTTGAGGAGTGCCGCACAATGCTCTTGTGTGCTCTTTTCTTCGTGGACAGACGATTTTGACTTTGACTTTGAGTGGCGGGGTCCATTTGCACTGATAGTTGTCGTGACAGTACCCGGAGAAGGAACAGCAAgagcagcagcggcggcggcatgaTGCGCTTGGGGCGTGGATGCTGTCGGTGTAGCGTTACTTGACTTGCGCTTCCAGAATGGGCGCCTTTGCGGCTGTTCTGTCGCTGTGGGAGGTGTGAAGTAGCTGTCCGGTTCCTCACCCAAGGTGCCTGGTGACAAGAATGTCGAAGCAGCCATGCTAAGAGGCCTTTGGTTTGACATGTCCTTGACCAGGCGACGAAGAGCGTCCCTGGTGCCGACCATGCGACTCACTAGGGTCTCGACCTGCTGCCATTCGCGATCTTCCTCCAAGCTTGACTGCGTAGGCTTCAAATGTGTCGTGTTGACCCTCAGCGGCGTTGTTCTGGGGTTGAGTGTGTTGGGTTGCTGCTCCTCCACGCCCCTCGCCGCACGACTCGCCTTCTCCAAGGCCTTGGCCCAATCGTTGAACTCCTTGGCGTTGGACGCTCGCAGATGCCAGATCTCGGCGCCCGAGTCAATGTTAATTTCCCTACGGCGCTCATCGGCTGCGATGGCAGCAAGGCTAAGAGGAATGGCACCGCGGAGGGCAGACGAGTTGCGGTTGTAGTAATACGAGAGGGTGCAGGAGGAATAATCCAGCGAGAAGAATCTGCGCGCATAACCCTGGCCCTTCTTCCTCCGTCTCTTGTGCAGAATTCCTGTATGGTAGTTGGCATTTCCATCGCTGCGGCCGGAGGCTGACGTCGGGCGTCCCGCGGCAACGTGGCTATGGAGGCTGTCTTGAGAGGCAGATGTGACGGCGCTCATCTGAGGCAAACTCGTCTTGCTGGTGTTCGCATTCGCTCCGGCCTGCAAGTTCGGGAAGTTCTGGGCTGTAGTCTGAGGCGGTGCACCAGTCGGGTAGGTGAGGAGGACGAAGGTAGCCGTCTTGGAGATCTGCTTCGAAAAGGTGTTGTCGAACACCAAGCCGAACATGCCGCCTTGGCCCTTTGGCACATCCCACGTACCGGTCGATACCTTATCCGCATCGCATTTCCCATGCCATTTTATGGGTATGAATCCCTTGTTGGCGAGCTGCTCTTCGGCTGTGCTCGAATCCCTCCTAGCAAATGGTTTCTTGGGCTCGGCGACGCCAGAGGTAAAAGATCCGGGGGCGGCGGCATCGTCGTTCTGATTCGTAATGAGGCCGGCGGCGCCAGCTCCGGGGTGCTTCACAATTCCAAAGTTACTGCCTCGGCGACTGATAAGCACGTGTCGGAATTGGAGACCCAGAAGAGGAGAGATGTAGaaggtggggggggggggggggggggtaagGGATTGAGGTACGCACATGGACTTTTTGTGTGGTTGGACGCTCCAAGATATTGTGTGGCCTTCGTCGACTTTGACCCAACGCACGATGTAGGACTATTTGGAGCAAGCTATCAGCATCGAGAAGAGAAGCATGAAGATGCGCCGCTGCCTGTGGTCAAGGGCGTTGGCGGAGGGGGAAGGGGAAGGCCGGGGACAGTGACGACTCACGTACCTTGCTATGGATCTCCAACTGCTCAATGCCCGCCATTTTTGCGGGTTGGAATAGGAGCTTGAGCTGTGGGTTGGTTTTCGCAAAGGAATTCGAAATTGAGTGCCCGATTACGTTCTCGTTCCAGTGCAGGTCGCAAGGTTATTGAAGGGGCATGGTGTGGATGGCAAAGGAGATTTGGAAATAATTGAATGGGATGAGAGGGAGAGAAGAGAGATGGGTGCTGCGGGAGAAACAAATGTCACCCTGGTcagaggtaggtaggtagagcTGCTGCAGCATGTCAAAGTGGGTGAGCTCCCCCCCAGGTACGGGCCTAATAAGGtcgtgtacggagtacgggtACATAAAGTACGCGGAACGGGCCTGAGAGCACCGCGGACATGGCCCACCAGCACGGGCGACTAGGTACCTTATTGGGGTGAGATGTCTTTTTTGGACAACTCGCTCAGTGGCCCACGTCCCAAGACTACCCAGCCACACATCGTACCTCGTACCTCGCACCTCACCCGCACCACCACGACTTTTCACAGGCGCGCGAATTGAGGTATACCCTGGCCGCCGAACGGTTGGTTGGGGGCGGGACGTCATTCGGAAAAAGACAGCGAGGCTTGTGACTGGCTGGCCCTGACAACAAACGGGCTGTGCGGTTGTGCCGGCATGCCAAGTTACAAGTAAGCCGCGGACGGCCGCGCGGGCGAAAGCAGAGTGGCAGGTGCCCGGTCGGTGGAGGACGAGAGTCCCGACGTTGTGGCTGGGCTGTTTTACGCTAACCAATGCGGCGGGGGACCGTTGTGCTGGTAAGGCAAACCTGATGGAACTTGAATGTATGTCAAGCATGTGCCAGCTGGGAGCTAGGTAATTTTTCTGTAGGTAGATCAAGTACCAAAAGGCGGACGCTCCGTACAAAGTATACACCAAGCGGTAGCCAACGTAACAGACACGATGCGATACGGCAACCCGCGTATGTGTGTAAGTATACTAGCTACGGATAACATAGCCTATTCCGAACGAATCCTCTGCCCAGGTGTAAGTCCAACGCCCGCATAACGTACCTTAGAATAGCAGAGCCATCTTTCCGCCCGTTAATCGCTCGAATTCTCAGCCTTAACGACCAACCCGAGATTGCCATGCAGGGGAGCCGAAATTTACGATTCAAAATAGCTCAGAACAACAGGAAATTGTCGTAACTCCTATGATATTCAAAATCACCTCCCAAGTCCTGGGTCACTGGGTACGCAGAACATGTGCAGAACCGACTTTTCGTATCCCACCGCCACGGAAGTTTCTTGCAGTCACAACCCGACGTCATATTGCGCAAGAACAGAGCGTTGAAACGGTCGCATGATAGACCCCGAGCTGCGAGCTGAGGACCTTGAATTAGAGAATGGCGGCAGGTCGGCAATCGCGGATGAGCATCTGCTGACTTGAGCTGATTGGCCGGGTGAGCCGCACTTCATCTACCAGACACAATAATACGCAGTGGCATCCCCGAACCACCCTGGCTCGGCCTCGTCGGATAGCTATCAGTCTGCCATGCTGACTACCTACCCTTGATGGTATTGCGTTGGCACAGTATGGGTATGAATCCTGAACAGGTGAGGCATCCGTAGGCCGAGGGAGAAGAGCGAAGCACCTAGGCAGAGGCATCGGCAGACGAGTCTCGATGCGAAAACTGTCAAGGCGAGGGATGAGGTCAGACAGCATCTCATGCTACCTAATAGCCGTTATGAGCCGGTGGCACAAGGCGACGTGCAGCAGCTGAAACGATCGCTACGATCTGGCAGCAGCACCACAGCGTTGGAAACGGGATCAGCGAGTGGCACTCGAGCAGGTGCAGTTGACCGAGTTGATCAATCGACAAAGTGTCAATGACAGCAGCAAAAAGAAAGACTTTCAAGTTCACAGACGGCCTCTCCTATTCGTCAGGCGCATCAAAGCTGTGTGATATCGTCGGGCGTGCCATGAGTATCTACGTAGTGGGTACGTACATTGCGCTCGGCAGCACCCGGACCCGCGGCACCACCGGATCAATGTCGGGCCCTTCTGAGCAGGCTGGGCTTCACTGGCCCGTGACGGGAACCAATGGCCCAAGATGACGACGGGAGGTGAGCCGGGGCCGTAATTCGCGGATAGCCGAGCGTGGAGGGGCCCCGAACCCACTTCCACGCGTTCCTCCCACGATGCCAGTCCAACCAAGTACCACCCAGCACCCAGCTCCCAGCACCCAGCACCCAGCACCAGGGACCAGCACCGTACCCCTCTGATATTATTttgatattatttatttttatttgtTTTCCTTCGTCGCTCACTCTCCCAGTCTCTCCCGCCTCCCCTCCCACAGGATGACTACGTAGGAAGTGGCAGGCTTCTTTGTCCAGACCCATCACCACCTAGCCTGCGCCCCTGAGCCCCCCCCTCCACAAGCCCAAGGTCCATTGGCACTATCCTCTTTGGGCTAGACGGCCGACTCCCTCCACCTCTGGGCCTTTCTTTCCCCTCTTGCTGCTGGGCTTGCTGCTTGCTGCTTGCACCTGTATGCCATCCGGTGCTTCTTTGCAGGTTGATCGTCTCTCCTTTTTTCCTGAGTCGTGCACTACTTACGAAAAGGCTCACAAGGTCTTACCAAGACACACACATCATTTTGGGCAGCACATGTGGAGCATCCCATCGTCTTTGATTGCTGAGGGCATTCTTTTGTTGCTCCATTGCGCCGCCGAGGCCATCTAAAACAATTCGATCCCAAAGTCGACAAACGCCCATTTCTTCTTGCTCCCTTCTCGGATGCAGCCTGGTCCGCCGCCATCAGCAATCCCATTCATTCCGTCTCACTCTCCGACGCTGGTGTCCGTCTTCCTCAGCCTCCTCTACGCATGATTGAGGCCATGTTTGTCGTCGCGTTTCCCTTTCCACCTTCGACATCGGGCTCCCTCTTCCCCAGTGCATAATTTCCATGGTACACCTTGTTTCTTAATACCCCTTCCTAAAACCCATCTTTCCGCCCAATTACCTGCCGCCGCCCGCCCCTGGTTGGCCCGAAGAGAACCCCTCGATCTGCCTTCCGATCTGGACGACCCGCGCCTTGTCCAACCCAAACTTGTTTCCTACGAAACCGCCAAACCACCAAACCGCGCCCCGACGATACACGCTGCCGCCGACGTCGACCGTTGCACACAGTACCCTACCCGACCATGGCCGGTGTCCTGAGCAAGCGCCAGCAGGCGCGTAACGAAAAGGTCCTTCACGATCTGGTCCACTCCGTACCGGGGAACAACTTATGCGCCGACTGCCAGGCGCGGAACCCAGGTAAGTGCAACTGTGCTCCCTCTCCCGCCGCTCAGACCGTGGGCCAAAAACTGACAGTAGTTCGCAGCATGGGCCTCTTGGAGTGTAAGCGCGACTATTCCCCCTCATGCGCCCCCATCGATACGATTCTCATTCGATTGGGGCGGTCACTTTGACGAGCGAGACTGACGTGCGACTATAGCTGGGCGTGTTCCTTTGCATGAGATGTGCCGCTATCCATCGAAAGTTGGGAACTCATATCTCAAAGGTGAAATCCTTGAGCATGGACAGCTGGTCTAATGAACAAGTGGAGGTTTGTGCAAATGCATACCCCATGTCGAGATTCGTCGCCCCTGACCAAACCTTCGCAGAATATGAAAAAGGTCGGAAACGTTAGGTCCAACCAGATTTACAACCCCGATAACAAGAGACCTCCCGTTCCTGTCGATGCCGACGAAGCTGATTCCGCCATGGAACGATTTATCCGCACCAAATACATGAACAACATCCCCATCCCCACGAGGAAGCAACATTCAGGCCTTTCAGATGAAGGCGTTCCTCCGCCGCTACCACCAAAGTCGGGAGGAAAGTTTGGGTTCAGATCTGCCTCGTCAATCTTCCCGCTATCGTCTCGGCTGAGAAAGGATTCGTCATTGCGTAATACCATGTCGAGTCCCCGCGAGCCGCGAAGTCCCTCGCCCAGCGATCTGCCGAACAAGCCCTCCAAGGTGTTTGGCGCAAGCGTTTCGTACGAGCAGGAAGATACAGAAAGGAAATTGGCCAGTCTGAGGGACATGGGATTCTCCGATGGCCAGCGCAATGGTATGGTGTTGAAGGGCGTGAACGGAAACCTGGAGCGCGCAATTGAGACACTGGTGCGGTTAGGCGAGAGCGATAGACGGTCACCTTCTTTGACAGGGCCTCGTGAGAGCTCTTTGCGCGCGACACGCTCGCACGCGAACCTGTCAACGTCTAGTGGATTATCTGCACCGCATCAGACGTTCAGTGACCACCCCCAGTCGCCCTCGACAGCCTCGAGCAACAACCCCTTCGACATGCTGCCGCCGCAGCCGCAATCTTCCCAATCGACCGGCACGCTCCAGAACAAAAACCCCTACGCGAACAACCCCTTCGGAGCTCCCACGCAACAGCAGCAAGATATTGCCCAGGCTTTCGGCAGCATGTCCCTCGCTCCAGCGCAACCCCTATTTCCGCACCACACGGGCGGATTGCCGGCTTCCCAGCCGTTTGCTCAGCCTCAGCAAACGTACCAGCAGTCCATGACGCCTCCCATTCCGCAGCAGCATCAGCAGCAAAACTACAACCCCATGagctttaatagtaatatgaCCTATCCCCAACCCATCCAGCCGCAGGCAACGGGCTACAACCCATTCCTCACGAACCAGGCGCAGCCTCAGCAGCAACAAAACCTTGCAGTCAACACAGGGCCATCGTCAAGCCCATATGCGAACAACCCGTTTACTCGATCTCCGACAAGAATCCAATCGCTTTCGCTAGGCCAGATACCCGAGCAGTCGCAATCGAACTTTTACATGGACTCTCCGCAGACGATGACACCACAGAGCAGCAACCCCTTCTTTGCACAACTGGGCTCGCAACCTACGGGGCAACAGCAGGTaccacagcagcagcagatgTACCAGCAACCATTTCAGCAAGAGCAGCCGGCGTTtgggcagcagcaacagaacccctatcagcagcagcaacaaaaCGCTTACCAGCAACCGGCTCAGCAATTGGTTCAGCAGCCGTTCCAGCAGCAGCCGCAACACCCGTTTCAGCAACAGAAGATGCCGCAGCAACAATATCAGGCTCCTACGGCACAGGCTCAGTATCAACAGCAGCCCCTGCAACCCCAACGGCCCGACAAGGCTTCGATCTTGGCACTGTACAGCCAACCGCAGCTGGCACCTCAGCCCTTTGCACCCCAGACCCAGGCGCAGACGCCAGAGGTACACCCCGAAGTCGCAGCATCTCAGCAGCAGAGCCAAGACGCAGCGAGTGGGTCCATGGTAGCAGGAAGCAAGAACCCCTTTTTGATgaatggcggcggcggtggtggaggcatgtcatcgccgccgccgccaccacaaCAGGTGATGGCGGCTCCCGTAGCGAATACCGTCGGGCCGCGCAAGGCGGGTGTCAGTCGCGAGAGCATGGCATTTACGGATATGCAGTGGACGAACGGGCGACACAGCCCAGACGCGTTTGCCAGTCTAAGCGCGCGGCACATGTGAAAAGGCCTCTAGGAGGGTGTCGCGGGGTCTTGATTCTTCTTGTAAATACATGCTTCTCTTTTGCTCTTCTTCGTTTTTTTTTGTAAGATAAAACTATCGATTCGAGACGATGTCCGAATTTTTTCGCATGCTACGATTTGCTCGTTTCTAGACTACCATGACCTGCGGAGGGTTCTTCCCTGCACGCGTATACCAAATTCGTTCTTTTTGTGTTTTGATATCGTTTTGACTTTGTGTGTCATCTGTTCTTTGTGCTATTTGAGTTACGTCCACCGACGTAGCTTTCTTTATGCGAAGAAAGACCCTTGCTGTCTAACCCCCCCGCGGGGAAACTGACCGAGACCGAAAAGGACACGGCCGAGACTCGACAGGGTTGCGCCGACCCGATGGGATGATGTGCCGAGATCGGAACCCTTGCGGCGGCGGTCTCCTGTCGACTCCACACTAGACCTTATGCCGTAGTTCCGAGTACATCGCTCTTCCGTGAGATTCCGGTAGGATTTCACCGAAATCTCCCAAAAGTTCCGCTAAAGGACGCAAGGCCGAGGCCGATGATTCAAACGCCGCAACGGGGCGATGAGTCAAATCCCGGGAGGCCACAAAAACCCCGCCGGGTGCGCGCCAAGCTGTCTGTACCTTACACTTCTTAGCTCGAAAATACGATTTCTCGTTGCATGACCTACAAACCATTGATAGGCCATACTTGAGCTGTTGATTTACATTTCTTGTAGCTACTTCCAGGTTTTCTACAAACTTACGTACCCTCAACCCCGGATCCCCCACACACTTTACCCCGACCAAGCTCACCACGCAAAAAGATGACATCCCCGTCCTTCCAAGCCCGGCTCCGCGCCGCCATCCCAGACGGGTCCGACGCCCCCACACTCCCATCCCGGGCCTCCCTCGCCGCCGCATCGGCTTCTCTACCCCGCCGACCATCGTCTCACAGCACGGGTGCCAGCACCGGTGCCAGCGCAAAGGGAGAGGACAAAGACAATGACGGAACCTACCTCGCCCCCCTCGGCACCGAAGCGACCCTAGCCCACATCCTGACGGACATCGTCCCCGCCCTCAACGGCCAGGCGCGCAGCGGGCGGTACTACGGCTTCGTCACCGGCGGGACCCTCCCCGTCGCCGAGGCGGCTGACAATATCGTCTCGGCGCTGGATCAGAACGTGCAGGTGCATTTGCCGGAGCAGACCGTCGCTACGGAGGTGGAGAGCGTTGCGTTGGGGATGCTCGCTGACGTGTTGGGGCTCGAGGACGGGAGCGGCGGCGGTGAAGGAGGGGTGTGGAAGGGGAAGACGTTCACCACCGGCGCGACGGCGAGTAACGTCCTCGGCCTCGCGTGCGGGAGGGAACATGTGATTGCGAAACGGGGCGGGAACGTAGGAGAGCAAGGGCTGTTGGGCGCGTGTGTGAGTGCCGGGGTGAAGGGGGTGAGGGTGTTGACGAGCATGGGGCACAGCTCGCTTTCCAAAGCGGCGAGTGTGGTGGGCGTCGGGAGAGCCAATGTTGCAGAGTTGCCGCTGAGCGCTGATGAACCGTGGAGGTTGGATTTGGAGGGTGTGGAGAGGGTGTTGCGGGAGGGAGAGGAGGATGGGGTGGTGAGTGTTATTGCGGTGAGCGCGGGCGAGGTGAATACGGGGAGGTTCGCGACgggggggaagggggagaTGGAGAGGTTGAGGGGGTTGGCTGATCGGTTTGGGGCGTGGATTCATGTCGATGGTGGTGAGCTTTTTCCGTTGCTGTCTTTTTTCTTGGTGTTGGTTTGTGGTGAGAAGGTGGTGAGATTTTTGCTGACGATGGTTGGTTTGACAGCTTTTGGCATCTTTGCGAGGGCTCTCGAGGCGAAGCCCGAGTTTGCAAAGATTCGAGAGATGGCTTCGGGGCTGGAACTCGCGGACAGCATCACCGTGGACGGACACAAGCTTCTGAACGTGGTACGTTCGCATCAAAACCCCCCTTTACCCTCTCCCTCCCGTCCTCCTTCTCTGCCGTATGAAGTAGACTAACGTTTGGCGGGAACAGCCCTACGACTGCGGTATGTTCTTCTGCCGCTCCCTCCCAACCCAGAAAACCGTCTTCACGAACCCAAACGCAGCCTACCTCTCCTCGGCCGGCGCCTCCGCCATCCCCTCACCCTTGAACATCGGCCTCGAGAACTCGCGCCGCTTCCGCGCGTTACCGGCCTACGCCGTCCTCCGGTCCGAAGGGCGGAGCGGGTTGGCGGCGATCCTGAGCCGCATGGTTGTGCTTGCGCGGAAGTTAGCCGCGTGGATTCGAGCTTCGGAGGCGTATGAGTTGCTCCCCGAGGGGGTATGGGATATCGAGGAGATGACGCACATGGTTGTGCTGTTCCGCGCGAGGGATGAGGGGTTGGATGGGGAGCTCGTGGGGAGGATTAATGGCACGAGGGAGGTGTATGTTAGCGGGACGAGTTGGAAGGGGAGGAAGGCTGTTAGGGTTGCTGTTGGCAGTTGGAGGGTTGATGTTGAGAGGGATTTTGAGGTTGTGACGAGGGTTTTGGGGGATATTGCTAAGGCGTGGGCGAGGGAGTGAAGGTATTCTCTTTTGCTGGTTATATGAGATGATATCAAGGTCGGTGTTCATGTCAGTACGCGGTCAATGAGCTAGCATCCCTATAGATCTGGCAGGAAGGTGAGGGGATGGTACTTGGGTCACTTCTCTTTCTTCTCTGTCATAATGAGAAGTGGCAGGGGCAGGTGGTCGAGGGGTCAAGGAGGCGCCAGTGGAATCCGTTCTTTCGAGATCACCCTTCAACCTTCGCTACACTTTTGGTTCGATTCTCCACTGCTgaccttttttctttctgcCCCAAGGTGAACTGACCGCTTGGTTATTcggttagtataatactatctTCCCGTTTTATTCATGCCAGTATATACGGTCAATGACCCACCGCCCATCCAATCTACctagaagaagaggaggcggATGATATTCAGGTCACTTCTCTCCTCATCTGAACACAACCTGAAGTGAAAGGGGCAGGTGGCCGAGGGGCTAAGGGGGCGCCAGTGGAACCCGTTCTTCCTCGACCAACCTTCAACCAGAGGCTTCGCTTTTTGGTTCGATTCCCTATCGATGACCTCTTTTTTGCCCTCTACCCTACTGAGAATTCAACATTTTTATGATTGCTTTGTTTCTGATAGTCAGCACTTAGATGCGACGCACGTACCGGCCGAGTCCCTTGCGCGTGAAAATTAAGTTTGAGATACTAGTATCACGAGAGAGGTATGTTGAAGTGTTGTATTGAGAACAGTAACTGGGTACAGACGCTAATGTCAACCATGCCTTAAACGCCATGTTGTCAGGAGTTACGCGTACCATGTACCCGTCACAACGCAGGAGGCTGACATCGAGTATAGAACGGTAGTTTGAGGCACATCACGACGTCCAGAAGAGGTACGGGGCAAGGGAAGGATAATTTGGATGGTACTGTGATACATTCACTTACATGGCGCATTCGAACTTCTTCGGGATGATGTGCAGAACGTGtcaatagtattactagcctACAGGTCGAGTATCGTCTCGATAGGAATACCCCAGTACCAGCTCGCCACGCCCATGGCGCCGATGCTCATGGTGAACGCCATCAGGAAGTTCACGTCATTGTTATCCAGCAAGTCCCACCCAGTCTCCACAACCCG
Proteins encoded in this region:
- a CDS encoding oxysterol-binding protein produces the protein MAGIEQLEIHSKSYIVRWVKVDEGHTISWSVQPHKKSIRRGSNFGIVKHPGAGAAGLITNQNDDAAAPGSFTSGVAEPKKPFARRDSSTAEEQLANKGFIPIKWHGKCDADKVSTGTWDVPKGQGGMFGLVFDNTFSKQISKTATFVLLTYPTGAPPQTTAQNFPNLQAGANANTSKTSLPQMSAVTSASQDSLHSHVAAGRPTSASGRSDGNANYHTGILHKRRRKKGQGYARRFFSLDYSSCTLSYYYNRNSSALRGAIPLSLAAIAADERRREINIDSGAEIWHLRASNAKEFNDWAKALEKASRAARGVEEQQPNTLNPRTTPLRVNTTHLKPTQSSLEEDREWQQVETLVSRMVGTRDALRRLVKDMSNQRPLSMAASTFLSPGTLGEEPDSYFTPPTATEQPQRRPFWKRKSSNATPTASTPQAHHAAAAAALAVPSPGTVTTTISANGPRHSKSKSKSSVHEEKSTQEHCAALLNDLDSVVSEFTTLIVNSKRRRSPAPLSAAPSRRSMETVSTEEFFDAEAGETSSQIVRIAQSEDESPDSEADERLSDSSSISSAQEDEAIGSEDTDCYPAKPKSLSPLPVDISVERRTKVPPALVQPPSLIAFVRKNVGKDLSTISMPVSANEPISLLQRVAEQLEYAQLLDQAAQQKEAKERLLYITAFAVSQFSTGRAKERAIRKPFNPLLGETYEMLRTEQEVPGGFRLLVEKVCHRPVRLAMQADSASWSFSQSPAPSQKFWGKSAEITTEGRVRVALRLPDGTDELYSWTHATMFLRNVVMGEKYVEPVGVMQICNDSSGAKASVEFRSKGMFGGRGEDVQVETYGPDGVHTGSSLSGTWTNGLRVVEAGKGAGREIWSVGKLVDNAANTYGMTTFAAALNEVTEIEKGRLPPTDSRLRPDQRLAEKGDLDQAEEWKVKLEEAQRARRRVLEEKGEEHKPKWFVKVGQGPEGEEVWKLRTGKDSYWEERSKGTWNGLEEIFAG
- a CDS encoding UBA/TS-N domain-containing protein, coding for MPVQPSTTQHPAPSTQHPAPGTSTSLPPPLPQDDYPAPLSPPLHKPKVHWHYPLWARRPTPSTSGPFFPLLLLGLLLAACTCMPSGASLQVDHTHIILGSTCHLKQFDPKVDKRPFLLAPFSDAAWSAAISNPIHSVSLSDAGVRLPQPPLRMIEAMFVVAFPFPPSTSGSLFPIPYPTMAGVLSKRQQARNEKVLHDLVHSVPGNNLCADCQARNPAWASWSLGVFLCMRCAAIHRKLGTHISKVKSLSMDSWSNEQVENMKKVGNVRSNQIYNPDNKRPPVPVDADEADSAMERFIRTKYMNNIPIPTRKQHSGLSDEGVPPPLPPKSGGKFGFRSASSIFPLSSRLRKDSSLRNTMSSPREPRSPSPSDLPNKPSKVFGASVSYEQEDTERKLASLRDMGFSDGQRNGMVLKGVNGNLERAIETLVRLGESDRRSPSLTGPRESSLRATRSHANLSTSSGLSAPHQTFSDHPQSPSTASSNNPFDMLPPQPQSSQSTGTLQNKNPYANNPFGAPTQQQQDIAQAFGSMSLAPAQPLFPHHTGGLPASQPFAQPQQTYQQSMTPPIPQQHQQQNYNPMSFNSNMTYPQPIQPQATGYNPFLTNQAQPQQQQNLAVNTGPSSSPYANNPFTRSPTRIQSLSLGQIPEQSQSNFYMDSPQTMTPQSSNPFFAQLGSQPTGQQQVPQQQQMYQQPFQQEQPAFGQQQQNPYQQQQQNAYQQPAQQLVQQPFQQQPQHPFQQQKMPQQQYQAPTAQAQYQQQPLQPQRPDKASILALYSQPQLAPQPFAPQTQAQTPEVHPEVAASQQQSQDAASGSMVAGSKNPFLMNGGGGGGGMSSPPPPPQQVMAAPVANTVGPRKAGVSRESMAFTDMQWTNGRHSPDAFASLSARHMTRPRLDRVAPTRWDDTLCRSSEYIALPPRPMIQTPQRGDESNPGRPQKPRRVRAKLSAILELLIYISCSYFQMTSPSFQARLRAAIPDGSDAPTLPSRASLAAASASLPRRPSSHSTGASTGASAKGEDKDNDGTYLAPLGTEATLAHILTDIVPALNGQARSGRYYGFVTGGTLPVAEAADNIVSALDQNVQVHLPEQTVATEVESVALGMLADVLGLEDGSGGGEGGVWKGKTFTTGATASNVLGLACGREHVIAKRGGNVGEQGLLGACVSAGVKGVRVLTSMGHSSLSKAASVVGVGRANVAELPLSADEPWRLDLEGVERVLREGEEDGVVSVIAVSAGEVNTGRFATGGKGEMERLRGLADRFGAWIHVDGAFGIFARALEAKPEFAKIREMASGLELADSITVDGHKLLNVPYDCGMFFCRSLPTQKTVFTNPNAAYLSSAGASAIPSPLNIGLENSRRFRALPAYAVLRSEGRSGLAAILSRMVVLARKLAAWIRASEAYELLPEGVWDIEEMTHMVVLFRARDEGLDGELVGRINGTREVYVSGTSWKGRKAVRVAVGSWRVDVERDFEVVTRVLGDIAKAWARESGRKVRGWYLGHFSFFSVIMRSGRGRWSRGQGGASGIRSFEITLQPSLHFWFDSPLLTFFLSAPR